One window of Tissierellales bacterium genomic DNA carries:
- a CDS encoding STAS domain-containing protein — protein sequence MALDMKINFDEGKKTWIIEPKGEVDIYTSPKFKEVLTNALKDKKGDIMIKGENLNYLDSTGLGVLISILKNTKEMEHDIIMTDIKPNIKKLFDITGLDKVFIIKE from the coding sequence GTGGCTTTAGATATGAAAATTAATTTTGATGAAGGGAAAAAAACTTGGATAATAGAACCTAAGGGAGAAGTAGATATCTACACTTCACCAAAGTTTAAAGAAGTCTTAACTAATGCGTTGAAAGATAAAAAAGGTGACATAATGATAAAAGGAGAAAACCTTAATTATCTAGATAGTACAGGATTAGGAGTTTTAATAAGTATATTGAAAAATACAAAGGAAATGGAACATGACATTATTATGACTGACATAAAACCAAATATTAAAAAGTTGTTTGATATTACTGGTTTAGATAAGGTATTTATA